From the genome of Vicia villosa cultivar HV-30 ecotype Madison, WI linkage group LG2, Vvil1.0, whole genome shotgun sequence, one region includes:
- the LOC131652569 gene encoding WEB family protein At3g02930, chloroplastic-like: protein MASKSRSGLSESSNKAASLATPNKAASPATPNKATLSKVPPATPNKTSPATPRVSKLGRGVSKPESESPSPSPLQATRLSAEKSSPRSLNSKPIAERKSPRPTTPADKPMPRVAVKSSELQTQLNVAQEDLKKAKEQLVQAEKEKEKAINELKEAQKVSEEANEKLREAMVAQKRAEDDSEIEKFRAVELEQAGIEAAQKKEEEWQKELESVRNQHALDVSALLTTTQELQRVKQELVMTCDAKNQALSHADDATKIAELHVEKAEILSAELIRLKGLLDSKMETEASENKIVLELQTEIENLRQELEKAKDYGEKLVEKEALIEQLNVEFEAAKMTESYAHSVLDEWRKKVEELELKIEELESKVEEANKLERSVSLSLESATKQIESKNELLHDAESEISSLKEKVAMLEMTIGRQRGDLEDSEHCLLVAKEESLEMSKRIESLESEIEAVNKEKVQALNNEKLSASSVQTLLEEKNKLTNELEISRNEEEKTKKAMDSLASALHEVSAEARESKEKLLSYQAEHESYETQIQDLKSVLEASEEKFESMLNNAHHEIDVLTSSIENSNNDIANSKVEWEQKEHHLVSCLKKTEEENSSLGNEINRLISLLKETEEEANVKREEEAQLKENMKEVEAEVIHLQEALKEAHAENMKLKESLLDKENEFQNIFQENEDLRSREYTSIKKVEELSKSLEEATTRNQSVENGDLTDSEKDYDLLPKVVEFSEENGHGGESGISKEELLVPVSVSAHEEDIVLKDKFEKTESFKSDNVNGKPKKEDEGKKEDDSVELKMWESCKIEKKEFSPEKVTEPEESFEEEVESKIDDSETNGTSVTENIEGGGSSPTKQQAVKKKKKALLGKFGSLLKKKSGGK from the exons ATGGCTTCAAAATCCAG ATCTGGTTTATCGGAATCGTCGAACAAAGCGGCATCGCTGGCTACGCCGAACAAAGCGGCATCGCCGGCTACGCCGAACAAAGCAACTCTCAGCAAAGTGCCACCGGCAACTCCTAATAAAACATCACCGGCAACTCCGAGAGTTAGTAAGCTTGGTAGAGGTGTGTCTAAACCGGAATCTGAGTCGCCTTCGCCTTCGCCATTGCAAGCTACGCGCCTTTCTGCTGAAAAATCATCGCCGCGATCTCTGAATTCAAAGCCGATTGCTGAGAGGAAATCGCCGAGACCTACCACACCAGCTGAT AAGCCAATGCCGAGAGTTGCTGTAAAGAGTTCAGAATTGCAGACACAGTTAAATGTCGCGCAAGAAGATCTAAAGAAAGCGAAAGAACAGCTGGTTCaggctgagaaagagaaagaaaaggcaATAAACGAGCTTAAAGAAGCGCAAAAAGTGTCTGAGGAAGCAAATGAGAAACTTAGGGAGGCAATGGTGGCTCAGAAACGTGCTGAGGATGATTCGGAGATTGAGAAGTTCCGAGCTGTTGAGCTGGAACAGGCTGGAATTGAAGCTGCTCAAAAGAAGGAAGAGGAATGGCAGAAAGAGCTTGAAAGCGTGAGGAACCAGCATGCTTTGGATGTGTCGGCTCTTCTCACCACCACTCAGGAGCTTCAGCGAGTTAAGCAAGAACTCGTCATGACTTGTGATGCAAAGAACCAGGCACTGAGTCACGCAGATGATGCAACTAAGATTGCTGAGCTTCACGTTGAGAAAGCGGAGATTCTTTCGGCTGAACTGATACGGTTGAAGGGCTTACTAGATTCAAagatggaaactgaagcaagtgAAAACAAGATTGTGTTGGAGCTGCAAACGGAGATTGAAAATCTTAGGCAAGAGCTTGAAAAGGCGAAGGATTACGGTGAAAAGTTGGTAGAGAAAGAGGCTTTGATTGAACAGCTTAATGTGGAGTTTGAAGCTGCTAAGATGACTGAATCTTATGCGCACAGTGTGCTAGACGAGTGGAGAAAAAAGGTTGAGGAACTAGAATTGAAGATCGAGGAACTCGAGTCGAAGGTTGAAGAAGCAAATAAGTTAGAGAGATCCGTGTCATTGTCCTTGGAATCTGCAACGAAACAGATAGAAAGTAAAAATGAACTGTTGCATGATGCAGAATCTGAAATTTCTAGTCTTAAAgagaaagtggcaatgttggaaATGACAATTGGGAGGCAAAGAGGAGATCTCGAGGACTCGGAGCACTGTCTTCTTGTGGCTAAGGAAGAAAGTCTTGAAATGTCGAAGAGGATTGAGTCTCTCGAATCTGAAATCGAGGCGGTTAATAAAGAGAAAGTTCAGGCGTTGAACAACGAAAAACTTTCAGCTTCTAGTGTGCAGACCCTattagaagagaaaaacaaactcACCAATGAATTGGAGATTTCTCGAAACGAAGAAGAAAAGACCAAAAAGGCCATGGACAGCTTAGCTTCTGCATTACATGAAGTATCTGCAGAAGCCCGAGAATCCAAAGAGAAGCTATTATCTTACCAAGCCGAACATGAAAGCTATGAGACTCAGATTCAAGATTTGAAATCGGTCTTAGAAGCTAGTGAAGAAAAATTCGAGTCCATGCTTAACAATGCACATCATGAGATTGATGTTCTTACATCTAGCATTGAAAATTCCAACAATGATATTGCAAACTCCAAGGTGGAGTGGGAGCAGAAAGAACATCATCTTGTGAGCTGCTTAAAGAAAACCGAAGAAGAAAACTCTTCCCTCGGAAACGAAATAAACAGGTTGATTTCTTTACTGAAAGAAACCGAAGAAGAAGCGAATGTCAAAAGAGAGGAAGAAGCTCAACTGAAAGAAAACATGAAGGAAGTTGAGGCTGAGGTGATCCATCTGCAGGAAGCACTTAAAGAAGCACATGCTGAGAACATGAAGTTGAAAGAGAGTTTACTGGATAAAGAAAACGAGTTTCagaatatttttcaagaaaacgaGGACCTCCGGTCTAGGGAATACACGTCCATTAAGAAGGTGGAGGAGTTATCTAAGTCGCTCGAAGAAGCTACAACACGAAACCAAAGCGTGGAAAACGGTGATCTCACCGATAGCGAGAAGGACTACGATTTGCTTCCTAAAGTAGTAGAATTCTCTGAAGAGAATGGACATGGAGGAGAAAGCGGCATATCTAAAGAAGAGCTTTTGGTTCCGGTTTCAGTTTCGGCCCATGAAGAAGACATTGTCTTGAAAGACAAGTTTGAGAAAACAGAATCTTTCAAATCTGATAATGTGAATGGAAagccaaagaaagaagatgagggaaagaaagaagatgattCTGTTGAATTGAAAATGTGGGAGAGCTGCAAGATAGAGAAAAAGGAGTTCTCGCCAGAgaaagtaacagaaccagaagaATCgtttgaagaggaagttgagtcaaAGATAGACGATAGCGAGACAAATGGAACATCTGTGACAGAGAACATTGAGGGCGGTGGAAGTTCGCCGACAAAGCAACAAgcggtgaagaagaagaagaaagcttTGCTTGGTAAGTTTGGAAGCCTGTTGAAGAAAAAGAGTGGTGGCAAATAG